The following are encoded in a window of Ricinus communis isolate WT05 ecotype wild-type chromosome 4, ASM1957865v1, whole genome shotgun sequence genomic DNA:
- the LOC125369847 gene encoding uncharacterized protein LOC125369847, translated as MEVYVDDMIIKLAKVEDHARDLREAFNILEKYQLKLNPDKCAFSVKVRKFLGFLISQRGIKTNPEKINVIIKMRPPSSINKVHKLNEKKETITYVLVKEDDGEQKPIYYTRKIRSKWNGSFEVIMVFNHGAVELRNIKTQERFKVNGHRLKPYYEGMTYGHEVECMEAPPN; from the exons ATGGAGGTATATGTAGATGATATGATCATCAAGTTGGCTAAGGTTGAGGATCATGCTAGAGATCTAAGAGAAGCATTCAACATCTTAGAGAAATACCAGCTTAAGTTAAACCCTGACAAGTGCGCTTTTAGTGTCAAGGTTAGGAAATTCTTAGGATTCCTGATTTCACAGAGAGGGATAAAGACCAATCCTGAgaaaattaatgtaataataaagATGAGACCACCAAGCAGCATTAATAAAGTGCATAAGTTGAATG agaaaaaggaaaccaTCACATATGTCCTTGTTAAGGAAGATGATGGAGAGCAGAAACCCATATACTATACAA GAAAGATTAGATCAAAATGGAACGGTTCCTTCGAAGTAATAATGGTTTTCAATCATGGTGCCGTCGAATTACGTAACATTAAGACCCAAGAACGATTTAAAGTTAATGGTCATCGCTTAAAGCCATATTATGAAGGAATGACCTATGGACATGAAGTGGAGTGCATGGAAGCACCACCAAATTGA
- the LOC8259823 gene encoding protein PHLOEM PROTEIN 2-LIKE A1: MGAAQSQTSEAKESEYTEEKREVENENDAQVVKLPYNYESILREADPTSDDTSATDKQLYDQLCHGVFLNQKKKKYWVEKKSNSNCFLLFAKDLLITWADDDRFWHWSRLYESSNVFVDVAELLNVCWLEIHGRFDTAKLSPGILYEAVFLIMLKDPAYGWEVPVNLRLTLPNGTKQEHKEYLVTKPRAQWIEVPAGEFVSSPDNIGRIEISMYDYEGGKWKRGLVVKGVTLRPKNQVSNIDA; this comes from the exons ATGGGAGCTGCACAGTCACAGACAAGTGAAGCAAAGGAGTCGGAATACACAGAGGAGAAAAGAGaggtagaaaatgaaaatgatgcaCAAGTGGTAAAGCTTCCATATAATTATGAATCTATACTGAGAGAAGCAGATCCAACATCAGATGATACTTCTGCAACAGATAAGCAGCTGTATGATCAACTCTGCCATGGAGTTTTCTtgaaccaaaagaaaaag AAATATTGGGTTGAAAAGAAGTCCAACAGCAACTGCTTTTTATTGTTTGCTAAGGATCTCTTAATCACTTGGGCTGATGATGATCGTTTCTGGCATTGGTCTCGCCTATATGAGTCAAG TAATGTCTTTGTGGATGTTGCTGAACTATTAAACGTTTGTTGGCTGGAAATACATGGAAGATTCGATACAGCAAAGCTCTCTCCAGGTATTCTATATGAAGCTGTATTTCTGATAATGCTGAAAGACCCTGCTTATGGATGGGAAGTGCCAGTTAACCTAAGACTCACCCTTCCGAATGGAACCAAGCAAGAACACAAAGAATACCTAGTAACAAAACCTAGAGCACAATGGATAGAAGTTCCAGCCGGTGAGTTTGTATCTTCACCAGATAATATTGGGCGGATAGAAATTTCTATGTATGACTACGAAGGTGGGAAATGGAAGAGAGGACTTGTGGTCAAAGGCGTCACTCTTCGACCAAAAAATCAGGTTTCAAATATTGATGCATGA